Part of the Sphingobium lignivorans genome is shown below.
GACGATCTCGCGGCGCTCGGCGATGCGACGTCCCTCAAGGCGCGGCTCGATCTGGTCGCGGCCACCATGGCCTGCCACGGCTCGGTGCGCGCCGGACGCATCCTCTCGGTCGCCGAGATGAACGCACTGCTGCGCGAGATGGAAGTGACACCCCATTCCGGCCAGTGCAACCATGGCCGCCCGACCTGGATCAAGCTCGCCCATGGCGACATCGAGAAGCTGTTCGGCCGCCACTGAGGGGCGGGTCAACCGCGCGGCTGCGCGCCTTACCCGTCTGCCGGGCGGCGTTTCTGCATCGCGATGGACATGAGGCTCAGCACCTCCTCGTCATGCTGGTTGATGATGCGGGTCTGCCATTTGAGGATGCCCATCTCCGGGCGGGAACGGCTGGCGATCTTCTCGATCAGTTCACTGCTGCCGCGCAGGACGTCGCCGGGGAAGACCGGGCGCTTCCAGCGTAGCTCATCGATGCCCATCGCGCCGAGCGACTGTTCCTGCCAGCCGGGGACAGCCTGCCAGCGCTCGACCATGGCGGCCATCATCATCGCGCAGGTGTGCCAGCCGCTGGCGGCCAGCCGCCCGAAATGGGTCTGCGCCGCCGCGTCCTCATCGAGGTGGAAGGGCTGGGGATCGTAGCGCCGGGCGAAAGCGATCACTTCCTCGCGGTCGACCGTGAAGGGGCCGAAACTGTCACTGATGCCCGGCTCGAGATCTTCCCAGTAATAG
Proteins encoded:
- a CDS encoding MaoC family dehydratase, with translation MSYYWEDLEPGISDSFGPFTVDREEVIAFARRYDPQPFHLDEDAAAQTHFGRLAASGWHTCAMMMAAMVERWQAVPGWQEQSLGAMGIDELRWKRPVFPGDVLRGSSELIEKIASRSRPEMGILKWQTRIINQHDEEVLSLMSIAMQKRRPADG